A genomic stretch from Corynebacterium faecale includes:
- a CDS encoding MerR family transcriptional regulator has protein sequence MRIGEFSAATGVSARMLRHYEALGLFPPAGRSAAGYREYTGDHLRRILHIESLRSLGLGLKEVGQALADPDFSFDAVIGELIAESRERLRQERNLLARLQAVHTAGATTWDEALAITAMLRGLRSRDPAVRQASALSPDVGAQPKLLARAALDEQNVNVAGSLSWAVLRAGRDAVDEVARGLGSTDVEVRRRAVRILADAPGAVDHLLAALNDDDSDVRALTALSLGRQHQQEAIPELMEMILDGRQDVDAADTLAAQPQWEEEILTAFAHLLAQLPADEPARARITQALAEFGGSDQLLQQLVGDRSPQVDMTARAILTTRRATGR, from the coding sequence ATGCGTATCGGTGAGTTCTCGGCGGCAACGGGGGTCAGCGCCCGGATGCTGCGTCACTATGAGGCACTCGGGTTGTTTCCGCCTGCAGGGCGCAGTGCAGCTGGCTACCGGGAGTACACCGGGGATCATCTCCGGCGGATTCTCCACATTGAAAGTCTTCGTTCCCTCGGGCTCGGACTCAAAGAGGTGGGGCAGGCGCTGGCTGATCCGGATTTCTCCTTCGATGCGGTGATTGGTGAGTTGATTGCTGAATCCAGGGAGCGCCTGAGACAGGAACGAAACCTCCTCGCGCGCCTGCAGGCGGTCCATACCGCCGGTGCCACCACCTGGGATGAAGCCCTGGCCATTACCGCGATGCTGCGTGGTCTGCGCTCACGGGATCCAGCTGTACGGCAGGCCTCTGCGTTGTCCCCGGACGTTGGTGCCCAGCCGAAACTTCTTGCCCGGGCTGCTCTTGATGAACAAAACGTCAACGTCGCCGGAAGTCTGTCCTGGGCGGTGCTCCGCGCCGGGCGGGACGCGGTGGATGAGGTGGCACGGGGATTGGGATCCACGGATGTGGAGGTGCGGCGCCGTGCCGTGCGGATCCTGGCTGATGCCCCGGGTGCTGTTGATCATCTCCTCGCAGCCCTTAATGATGATGACTCAGACGTGCGAGCCCTGACCGCCCTGTCACTGGGTAGACAACACCAGCAGGAAGCGATCCCGGAACTGATGGAGATGATTCTTGACGGGCGACAGGATGTGGATGCGGCAGACACCCTGGCCGCCCAACCCCAGTGGGAGGAGGAGATCCTCACCGCGTTCGCCCATCTCCTCGCCCAGTTGCCCGCGGATGAACCCGCCAGGGCCCGGATCACCCAGGCGCTTGCGGAGTTCGGTGGTTCCGATCAGCTCCTGCAGCAGCTGGTGGGGGACCGGTCACCGCAGGTGGATATGACAGCCCGGGCGATCCTGACCACCCGGCGGGCAACTGGTCGGTGA